TGTAGAAAATAGGCTTCCGGGCCTGATGGTCTGCAATGCCCTGTGTTTCACTCCAAGTTACTGTCATGCTTGAAAGGGAGATGCAGGCCAGCGGGGACCACGGCACCAGGGAGTGCACTTAGTGTGCAGGGAGAGAGCCCCAGCTGACAGCTGCAGGAGGAGAAACGGGGCTGGTGGGGATTCCTTTGAATTTCCAGGAGAAGGTGGAGGAGCTCTAAAGGCTGTGTCACTATTTGCTGCTCTGCCATGGGATGCAGGTCAAGCTGGGCCCAGTAGCCCTGCTGAAGCTCCCTCCCGACCTGACCCCTCCTCTGCTCTGCAGGGTGACTCCTGTCCTCAACTGGCTGAGGTCTAACTGTGCATCAGCTGGTAGAGGCAGGGTCAGGCGTGCTCCACCCCAGCAGGGACTCCGCTGCGCTGGGCTGTAGGGGGTGGTCAGCCCCCCTGAGGGTGAAGGCCGCTAGCCCTAAGGGCGTGTGCCCAGGGACATGACTTGGGGAGGGAAGCAGGGCTCTGCAGAACAGGGAGCCAGGTTCCTGTGTGGCCCCTGTGGAGAGGACTCAGGGAGGAGGATGAGCCTCATGGCCTGGATCTCATCCTGAGCAGCATCAAGCCCACCCAGAGTCAGCACAGTCTCCATCCACACCTGCTGGACCCTGGGAAATGCCATGGTCATGGTATAGACACAGCAACTGCTGCAGGTTAAAGGAAGCTGAGAGGACAGACAGTGGCTGCAGTGCATGGCCCGGGAGCATGCTTAGGCATGAAGGCCATCAGCAGAGAGTCAGGGAAAGCTGAATGAATCTGAGCATTAGATCATGAATGTCAGTGTTGATTTGCTGGGAATGCTCTTGGGGGTTGGGCAACAAATAGGCTGGGACTCAGGACCCCTCGGGATGTGGCAGCACCCACCTGCTGCCTGGCTCTCAGTACCCGCAGCGGGCATCTATAGTACTCATCTTCGGTGGCCTTGTTATACTCGCTGATGGCAAAGTGAAGGGCATGCTGTACCCACTCATCACTGAGGTCTGCGTTATAGATGCCACGCAGGATTATCCTATCCTCCTCCTCGGGGCTCCAGGCCAGGGCCCCAGCCAGGGCGGCCAACAGGAGCAGCAGGGTACACAGGGGCCGGGCCATGGTCTCCTCAGAGGCAGAGCAGAGAGCTGGAGCTGCAGGAGAGGAGGCTGAGAGCCGGAGGCAGGGAACCCACACCTGCAGGCAGCTGTGCATTTATCCTGCTTTGGCATCCCAGCCCCACCCCCCTCCATGCCCTGCCCCTGACTTCTCCTCTTTCTGCCCATcccctctttctccatctctcttttcACTCCCCCTCCACTACAAGCTCCCTCCCTGCCTAAGttccccctgcccctcccaggcctcctcctccatctcccccttctccccactcctgtcctcactgcagcctccccgaGCCATGCCTCTCTTCCCCAGTGCTCCCAAGCTTGAGTCACTGGGTCTCCACAGAGGTGACACTGGTCCTTTGCTGTGAAAGCAATGTGCTTCCTGTTACAGGGTTTGGCCTCCCGGGGTCTTCAGATATCAGGGTCATCCAGGAGCACTTGGTCACGGTCTCCGAATCTCTGGAGCAGAGAGGTTATTTCAGAAGGTTCCAGAAGACCCTGTCCACACCCTACTATGGAGAATTTCTTTGCCAAATTTAAGGGAATTAACCTTTTTGGAAAAGGTCACTGGCTTCTCTTTTCATAATTCATTATTCAATAAACAAAGCTATCACCAGCTACTCCCTGTGCCAGGAGATCTAGGGCTTGAAGACAGAACCTGGATGATGAGCCATAGAGGTGACATTGCAGAGCTGCTGCTCAACAGAGATGTGACACGAACCCATGAGCAACTGAAAATTTCTAGTAGACgcattttaaaagatgagaaaaaattggtgaaagtaatgtttaaaatatttatttaacctaat
This window of the Pongo abelii isolate AG06213 chromosome 21, NHGRI_mPonAbe1-v2.0_pri, whole genome shotgun sequence genome carries:
- the LOC100452480 gene encoding cystatin-SN-like; the protein is MARPLCTLLLLLAALAGALAWSPEEEDRIILRGIYNADLSDEWVQHALHFAISEYNKATEDEYYRCPLRVLRARQQTVPRTNYFFDVEVGRTTCAKSQPNLDTCAFHEQPELQKKQLCCFQIYEIPWEDKRSLVKSRCQEA